In the genome of Dyadobacter fermentans DSM 18053, the window CGGGTTCGTAGCGGGTAAATTTGCCTGTGGGCACGTCCAGGATATTCAGGCCGGAATCCGTGCAGATCCAGAGGCGGCGGCCGTTTTCAGCAGCAATGGCGAAGACCATATTGCTGCTCAGTGAGCTGTGATTGCCCGCCTCATAATGGTGGCTTTGCAAGATCCGACCATTGGAGTCGAGCTTGTAAAGACCGCTGAATGTGCCGATCCAGATATTTCCGTCATGATCCTCGATGACTGACTTCACGGACCGTGCGCCCGCCTCGTCGGGAAGCGATTGAAGGTAATTGATGTGTTCCGAAGTAGGATCGTTTGGATTAATGCTGAACAGGCCTTTATCGGTGCCAATCCATACGATCTTCCTGTGATCGACTGTGACACTCAGAATAAGCCCTTTGGAAATCTGGTCAGGTATTTCGGGAGCGGATGAAAAAGTACTCATCTGAAGCGTCTCCGGATTTACGGTAACCAGCCCGCCCGTGGTGCCTACCCAGAGCTTGCCGGAAGCGTCGCTTGCGATACTGGTGACGCTATGTGGTGACGACACGCTCACAAAGCGGTCCTTGCGCCTGTTGTACAGATGCAGGCCTCCTTCCACCGTTCCCACCCACATGCGGCCCTGCCGATCCTGATGAAGCGAAGAGATGTCGCTTGACCTCAGCGAGGACATTTCGTTTTTCATGTGACGGTAGGTTAGCACGTCTGTACCGTCAAACCTGTTCAAGCCATCATCCGTGGCGAACCACATCAACCCGTATCGGTCTTTCAGAATTGCCGTCACCGTGTTGGAAGACAGCCCGTCCATCGATGTAAGCGAGGTGAATTTGGGCTCGGGCGCCTGCGCCATAACCACGCAAGTCAGTCGCCCCAAGAAAGCAAAGAACAGGACAAAAATGATGGTGGCAATCAGCTTTAATCGCATGGTGGGAGACATGGTACTGCCGTAGCGGCTTTGGATGGGTCAAAAAACGAAAATTAAATCCTAAAAATGCAAGTTTCTCTCCAAATCGGTCAGTTTTCGGGCTCATTTGAACAATAGTCGCTTTAATATGCACAAATGTGCTCACAGCCGAGGTGACGCTTGTGCTAATTTTGTCAGAAATAAATCAAACAATATCTGGAAAAAGTGATGAAAGGGTTTGGCGCTTCAAGGTCAGACTGTGCTTAAAATTATTATTGTCAATTTGACACCTCAGGATAAACGATCCAATCTATTCAGAACTTTTAATCAAACATCAATTATGCATGACTGTTTATTAAACCGTAATGCGCTGGCCAGGATCGCGGGCATTTGTGGCCTGCCGGTATTGTTGCTGGCAGCAGCACCGCATGATGCCATTGCCGGACGCGCGCCGATCGCCGACTACAACAGCAGGCACCGGGCTGCGCCGGTGGCCGAAGTGGAGATTACCGGTAAAGTTACCGGCGAGGACGGCGAAGGATTACCCGGCGCCAGTGTGCTGGTTAAATCTACCACCACTGGTACAATCACCGACGCGGACGGTAATTTCAAACTGCGTGTGGCCGACGGAGCAAATGCCGTTTTAGTCATCTCCCTGGTGGGGTATGTTTCCCAGGAAATCCCGGTTGGCACCCAGAAGGTGATAGACGTCCTGCTTAAAACCGATAACAAGGTTTTGGAGGAAGTAGTAGTGGTGGGCTACGGGACCCAGCGCCAGGAAGCAGTGACGGGGTCTGTGGTTTCGGTCTCGGGTGACATTATGCGGCAAGTTCCCTCTTCGAACCTCTCGCAGGCGTTGCAAGGCCGGGTAGTGGGTGTTGAAATTTCCCAAACATCGTCGAAACCAGGCTCGGCCATGCAGATCCTGATCAGGGGCCAACGTTCACTGAGGGCGGATAATAACCCGCTGATCGTGCTCGACGGGATACCATTCGCCGGCTCGCTGACCGACATCAACCCGAACAGCATCAAAAGCCTGGACATTCTCAAAGACGCTTCGGCAACGGCTATTTATGGTTCAAGGGGTGCCAATGGGGTGATTCTGATCACGACCAACACCGGAAAGCGCGGGCAGAAGGCACAGTTCAGCTATAATGGCTTTCATGGGGTGACTACCGTTTTTGCCAAATATCCCATGATGAACGGGCCCGAGTTTGCGGCACTTCGCGCGGCCAGCATTCAGAAATTCCAGAATACGATCGACGAGTCCAACGATGTCAATACGGATTGGCAGGATATGATTTACCGGAACGGGATGATGACAAGCCATGATCTGAGTGTTTCAGCGGGTACGGAGAAGGGCAGCTATTCGTTCGGGCTGGGATATTACAAGGAGAATGCGGTGGTGCCTTTGCAGAACTTTACCCGTTATTCGCTGCAAGGGTCTGTGGACCAGGATATCAACAAATACTTTAAAGTCGGATTGTCGACCAACTCGAACTTTACGATCAACAACGGAAACGGCGTGCCGGCAGTAGGAATGGCTTTGGCCCGAACGCCGATCACCAATCCTTACAATGCCGACGGAAGCATGAAAACCATCGTTCAGGAGCAGACTTCCGGGCCGCAATGGGTTCCTTCCCGGCAGCGGTTCAACAGCCTGGGCGATGCCTATGTGGATCAGACGAAGGCATACGGATCTTATAACACCGTGTTTGCGGAAATCAGGGTTCCCGGGGTAACCGGGCTTAAATACCGGGCTAACCTGGGTCTTAATTTCCGGCAAAGCAGCGGCGGGAATTACACCGGGCAGGGGGTATTCAGCGGCAATGTCCAAAACGTTTCAACGGCGGGTATCAACAATTCACTTACCACCAACTGGGCCATTGAAAACCTTTTGAGCTACGACAAGACCTTCAAGAAGCATATTATCAATGCGGTTGCGCTCTATTCCGCCCAGCAGAATACGTCCAGCAACTCCTCGGTCGGTGCCCGTGATATTCCCTCGGATGCATTTCAGTTCTATAACCTCGGACGTGCCGACGGCATTATTACGGTGAATCCCGCCAACCAGGGTTA includes:
- a CDS encoding SusC/RagA family TonB-linked outer membrane protein, producing the protein MHDCLLNRNALARIAGICGLPVLLLAAAPHDAIAGRAPIADYNSRHRAAPVAEVEITGKVTGEDGEGLPGASVLVKSTTTGTITDADGNFKLRVADGANAVLVISLVGYVSQEIPVGTQKVIDVLLKTDNKVLEEVVVVGYGTQRQEAVTGSVVSVSGDIMRQVPSSNLSQALQGRVVGVEISQTSSKPGSAMQILIRGQRSLRADNNPLIVLDGIPFAGSLTDINPNSIKSLDILKDASATAIYGSRGANGVILITTNTGKRGQKAQFSYNGFHGVTTVFAKYPMMNGPEFAALRAASIQKFQNTIDESNDVNTDWQDMIYRNGMMTSHDLSVSAGTEKGSYSFGLGYYKENAVVPLQNFTRYSLQGSVDQDINKYFKVGLSTNSNFTINNGNGVPAVGMALARTPITNPYNADGSMKTIVQEQTSGPQWVPSRQRFNSLGDAYVDQTKAYGSYNTVFAEIRVPGVTGLKYRANLGLNFRQSSGGNYTGQGVFSGNVQNVSTAGINNSLTTNWAIENLLSYDKTFKKHIINAVALYSAQQNTSSNSSVGARDIPSDAFQFYNLGRADGIITVNPANQGYNQWGLLSYMGRVMYSYDDRYMLSVTYRADGSSRLASGYQWNAYPAVSAGWNISKENFMSGVTRVNLLKLRAGYGQTSNQAVNPYETLGLLATRPYNFGDDTYSTGFYVSNAPNPRLGWEFSNTVNFGVDFKLFNNRLSGTVEYYEQQTKNVLLGVGLPPTSGVGGYTANIGQTENKGIELNLNGTILENVNGWSWDIGFNIYGNRNKLVSLASGQQRDEGNWWFVGHPINSIFDYEKVGLWQADDQYRDIYEPGGNAGMIRVKYTGDYNADGAPTRAINASDRQIISMQPDFQGGFNTHVAYKGFDLGIVGAFKSGGLLNSTLYGSGGYLNNLNARSGNNVKVDYWTPENTSAKYPAPGGIGGDNPKYGSTLGYFDASYLKIRTMTLGYNLDSRQLEKLGITRLRVYFTAQNPFVMFSPYHRESGMDPETNSYGNENAAVPLSGALRRILTIGTNTPSTRNYLLGVNLTF